GTTCAAGGCGTTGGTTGAGATCGGCCAACGAAGTCTGTGAAGCGAGCAAAATTGGATAATCGTCGGCGTAACTTACACGGTCGCTGGTGCGGCCCGTGTAGCCCGATGGCATATCGGTTGGCAGCGGGCGTTCGCAACCTTCGCCCATATAAATCACCAAACAATCAATTCCTAGATATTCGCTAAAGGCTTGATTAATTCCTTGGTTGTAGACCATGGCTGGGTGTTGTTCCTCGGCCCATAAATTGACCCGCTCGATTGGCTGCAATAAATAGGGCAAGGCGATTGGCTCAGTGTGATTTGGCAAATACACCAGCAAGCCCTCAGACCCAACGTGGCTCTGAATCGCTAACATTTTGTCATGTTCACGCGCCGTCAAAATTCGGCGATTTTCGCTGGCAACGATCGCCCAATGGCGATCATTGGCAAAACCACGCAACTCCAAGCGAGCTTGATCAAGGGTAATTCCAGCAGTTGATTTAATCGGGTAAATCGTCAGATCAACAACCTGTGCCATTACGATACTCCTCCAAATCAAAGATCAAGCGCATTATAGACCAAATGGTTGCTAGCAGTAGAAATCCACGAAGCACCAGAGGTTGATATGATTGAGCAGCTGGATGTTGCACAATCTGCTTGACATTCAAAACTGCTAGGTCGATACTTAACTAATACACCAGCATCAGCCGCTCCTCGCCGTGTGTTAGCCTTAGCAACAAGGAATTCGACTTATGCACTTGCATCCGTTCAAGCTTGAACGTTTTTTTGTGCCTTTTGAATTTAGCGCCAAATATATGCTCAATGCATCCGATTGCCAATCAGTGACGATTGGCGCTGGCTTAGCGTTAGAGCGGATGCTACGCAATTTTTATTCAACGCCTGGCCTATTTTTAATGGTTTAGCTTGCTTTCCAAGGGCGCAAGGCAAGCCAGTTACTTCGATTAAGGAAGACTGTTATGCAACAAGCGCTCGCCCCCGACCCTGCCACAATTCGCCAGCACCTCGCCCAAACCTATGCGATTCAGCCCAACAGCATCGAGCAAATCAATCGCGGTAACGACCCACGCGCGGCGATTTACCATGTGCAAACCAATGAACAGCAGTATTTTCTCAAGCTCAAGGCTGGCTCAATCTACCAAGCAGGGGTGTTGTTGCCGCGCTATCTCAAGGATCGGGGAGTGGCGGCGGTGGTTGCGCCAGTCGATACCCGTACCCAACAGCTTTGGGGCCATTGCCAACAATTTCATAGCGTACTCTACCCCTACATCGAAGGTACAACTGGCATGGATCAAGGGATGTCGGCGTTGCAATGGCGGAGTTTTGGCCAACAATTGCGCCGAATTCATACGATGCAGGTGCGTGCGCCGCTACGCCACATGCTGCAAAGGGAGCAATTTCGCCCGCCATGGCTGCCAACGGTTCAAGCAATTCACAAGAGCATCAATACTTGGCCAATTGGCGATAGCTATAGCGCCGAATTGATCGATTTTTGGCGGGTCAAATCAGTCGAAATCAGCTATCTGATCAAGCGCATCTGCACATTAGGCCATGAGCTACGGGCCAATGCTGGTGATTTTGGCCTGAGCCATGGCGATATTCATACCGCCAACATTGTGCTCGATCAGATTCAACAGATTAATATTGTCGATTGGGATTACCCAATGTTTGCCCCCAAAGAGCGCGATTTGCGCTTTGTGGTTGGCTCAGTCATCGGCGTACCAGTGCAGCAGCATGAAGAACAATGGTTTTTTGAGGGCTATGGCCAACCAACGATTGACTACAAAGCTTTGGCCTATTATCGTTATGAGCGAGTGATACAAGACCTTGGCG
This portion of the Herpetosiphon gulosus genome encodes:
- a CDS encoding MOSC domain-containing protein, which encodes MAQVVDLTIYPIKSTAGITLDQARLELRGFANDRHWAIVASENRRILTAREHDKMLAIQSHVGSEGLLVYLPNHTEPIALPYLLQPIERVNLWAEEQHPAMVYNQGINQAFSEYLGIDCLVIYMGEGCERPLPTDMPSGYTGRTSDRVSYADDYPILLASQTSLADLNQRLEQPVAMAQFRPNIVIDGERAYQEDQWQWLQIGECLFEVAQACPRCVLITADPTTGQKHVQQEPLRTLARYRKTASGGVPFGIQLVPRKLGTIRLGDQVVILKQPV
- a CDS encoding aminoglycoside phosphotransferase family protein yields the protein MQQALAPDPATIRQHLAQTYAIQPNSIEQINRGNDPRAAIYHVQTNEQQYFLKLKAGSIYQAGVLLPRYLKDRGVAAVVAPVDTRTQQLWGHCQQFHSVLYPYIEGTTGMDQGMSALQWRSFGQQLRRIHTMQVRAPLRHMLQREQFRPPWLPTVQAIHKSINTWPIGDSYSAELIDFWRVKSVEISYLIKRICTLGHELRANAGDFGLSHGDIHTANIVLDQIQQINIVDWDYPMFAPKERDLRFVVGSVIGVPVQQHEEQWFFEGYGQPTIDYKALAYYRYERVIQDLGDYAQRILLRRDAPQAFKQAALQSLRSRFLAGNIIESAYQADRAR